The DNA segment CGGATGGGCTCTCAGATTGTCATCCCTCACCGCTGTGATCAGTATGACCTCATGTACTTCAGGCCCATGGGTGACCTTGGACAAATCATTTTCATGGTGAGATTTGCACTTTGCACATTTCTCAGACTTCACAGACAGTTGTTGTAGAAATACTCTACTGGTGCAATCAAGTATTTAAgaatttatgaataaaaatgtaaatgtggtgtCTGTGTTCTGTCTTGTGGCAGGAGTGGGATGCCAGGAACAAAGACTCCATCAAACATGCTTTGGAGAACTCTAACGTGGTCATCAACCTGGTGGGCAGAGAGTGGGAGACCAGGTATTAAAGCATGTGATTCATGTTCAGTTCTGTCAATTGATTTCTAATCCTATCCCACCACGGAACAAGGTGTGTCACACGTTGGATGACTTTGACTGTTTCGGCTTGTAAATTATAAGTAAACATTCACTGCATTTTCCCTCTTTTTGTGTGAAGGAACTATTGCTTTGAGGACGTCTTCGTTTCCATCCCTCAGCAGATTGCCAAGGCAGCCAGAGAGGCCGGCATCACTAAACTTGTCCACATGTCTCACCTCAACGCTGACATACGTAGCCAGTCCAAGTACCTGAGGAACAAGGTGGGCTGTTTCTCTACATAATGCACATCGATCCCACTCCTAACATTAACCCAACCTCGTGTTAGAgctggtgtgtttgttgtttgttttttctgtctgctgAGGTACTTTTAGGCTTCATCCACACtaatatgttttagttttaaagtgCATCACTTCTGATATGTTTATGTCTTGCACATACACTACTGTGAAGTTTCAGAGTCCCTTAAAGGGAGAGGTAGCTGAGCCTATAAAACAACTTTGGGGTTGTGTTTGAGTGCAGATATGGGTGCAGAGCCCAAGACAAAATTCATCTTGAACCTTGTGCTGGCTACATTAACATGTGAagaaggtttgtgtgttttaaatctaGGTGATCATTGTGCGTCATGTTCCTTTACCACAGGCTGTCGGAGAGAACGCTGTGAGAGACGAGTTCCCTGAGGCGATCATCATGAAGCCCTCTGAGATCTATGGGAGAGAGGACAGATTCTTCAACTACTACGCAAGTAagaagttgtttgtttgtgaatgagACCATTTCAAACTTTGGGATTATTTTACTGTTCTAGAATTTACATAAACTCCCTCCACTTCTCACAGTTAGCCAGTCTCATGTTTGGCTTTAATCCtgtttcagacatgcgctgGTTTGGCAACGCTGTTCCACTTATTGGCATGGGGAGGAAGACGGTGAAGCAGCCCGTTCATGTAAGGGACTTTTCTGATATACAGTAGATTCTAATCAAGCCACATTTGCATGTAGAACAGTAACTGACTCAGTAGCTTCACGTGGCTGATTCAGTTTCCGTTGACATTTGATGACAGGAATGTTTTAAGCTGTAGCAGACACAGTGACGGGACATTATTGGTCACATGTTGATATTCAGAAGGACATGACATTCCTTTTGGACtctaaactgaactgaactgaactgaactgaactctccatctccttcctcAGGTGGTGGATGTTGCCAAGGCCATCATCAACGCTGTCAGAGACCCTGACGCTAATGGAAAGACCTTCGCACTCGTTGGGTAGGTTTGAAAACTTGTCTTCAGGTTCAGCAAACACAAGTGTTTGGGAACCTAATTCAGTGATTGAATGTGATTTTCTCTAAtag comes from the Hippoglossus hippoglossus isolate fHipHip1 chromosome 6, fHipHip1.pri, whole genome shotgun sequence genome and includes:
- the ndufa9a gene encoding NADH dehydrogenase [ubiquinone] 1 alpha subcomplex subunit 9, mitochondrial, with amino-acid sequence MAAIALVSRPANVLPKICSSCSPAVLSAACVSTGQQRKLHHAVIPKGKGGRSSSSGIAATVFGATGFLGRYVVSRLGRMGSQIVIPHRCDQYDLMYFRPMGDLGQIIFMEWDARNKDSIKHALENSNVVINLVGREWETRNYCFEDVFVSIPQQIAKAAREAGITKLVHMSHLNADIRSQSKYLRNKAVGENAVRDEFPEAIIMKPSEIYGREDRFFNYYANMRWFGNAVPLIGMGRKTVKQPVHVVDVAKAIINAVRDPDANGKTFALVGPNRYLLHDLVEYIYAVAHRPFVPYPLPRPFYHLAAKFFAMNPFEPWTTPDKIDRFHITDMKYPGLPGLEDLGITPSTVEQKAIEILRRHRRFRYLEADLDDAKPAKPVNY